In candidate division WOR-3 bacterium, one DNA window encodes the following:
- a CDS encoding LEA type 2 family protein, with product MKNITMFWLALMLACSAITERMTIRECRFTLISVSAYDFTFSDMKVDFELKVQNPNKTNATLDKLDYTFYVNQTAVFSGTTGQGLKIPAGKSANFTTTITLEYTKIGQALVEAIRFKTASYQIKARAYIKTMLGEISYPVEINLK from the coding sequence ATGAAGAATATTACAATGTTCTGGTTAGCATTAATGCTTGCTTGTTCGGCAATAACCGAACGTATGACAATAAGAGAATGCAGGTTCACTCTTATCTCTGTGAGTGCCTATGATTTTACGTTCTCAGATATGAAGGTAGATTTTGAATTGAAGGTTCAAAATCCAAACAAGACGAATGCGACGCTTGATAAACTTGATTATACATTTTATGTCAATCAGACTGCAGTTTTTTCAGGAACAACAGGCCAAGGTTTGAAAATACCTGCCGGTAAATCCGCAAACTTCACCACCACGATAACCTTGGAATATACAAAAATCGGTCAGGCGCTTGTTGAGGCAATTAGGTTTAAAACTGCATCATACCAGATTAAGGCAAGGGCATATATTAAGACCATGCTCGGAGAAATAAGTTACCCCGTGGAGATCAATTTAAAATAA
- a CDS encoding NAD(P)/FAD-dependent oxidoreductase: MQDFDLIVVGAGPSGSSAALTAAEEGLSVLLIEEHPEVGIPLQCAEGLSRSTIKNYLDIKADWIAVSLQGSIVRGPTGEEFKIEYPNVGWILNRKIFDKELASLAVKKGAVLKTNAKVIKIDNNVLDVNESSGIKKYRSRFIIGADGISSNVGRWLGIDTRLGLNEIEVCAEYLIENIKIEPNYTYLIFDNKIAPGGYAWIFPKSKTSANVGLGISPLAGKKRAKEYLDDWIKKEFPDGIIKEKIFGGVPAKILKKFSGRNFFLVGDAARFTDPLSGAGIANGVKSGMIAGRNAVLRLKGKKDFFEAEIDREILAEIKFHKKVRDIYLKLKDDDYKKIFEIGKKFFADKIITDINTREIVREVIKNFPALLPLCIKLLF, encoded by the coding sequence GTGCAGGATTTTGATTTAATTGTAGTAGGTGCTGGACCCTCCGGTAGCAGTGCTGCATTAACCGCTGCTGAAGAAGGTCTTTCAGTCTTATTAATAGAAGAACACCCGGAGGTGGGAATCCCATTGCAGTGTGCCGAAGGATTATCAAGAAGTACAATAAAAAATTATTTAGATATAAAAGCCGATTGGATTGCCGTTTCACTTCAAGGTTCTATTGTCCGTGGTCCAACTGGTGAAGAGTTCAAAATTGAATATCCAAATGTTGGATGGATATTGAATAGAAAGATTTTTGATAAAGAACTCGCCTCTCTTGCAGTAAAAAAAGGTGCAGTATTGAAAACCAATGCAAAGGTAATCAAGATTGATAACAATGTTTTAGATGTTAATGAAAGCAGTGGAATAAAAAAATACCGTTCAAGATTTATTATCGGTGCCGACGGTATATCTTCAAATGTGGGAAGGTGGCTCGGCATTGATACACGTCTCGGATTAAATGAGATTGAAGTATGTGCAGAATATTTAATTGAGAATATAAAAATTGAACCCAACTACACATATCTTATATTTGACAACAAGATTGCACCCGGTGGCTATGCATGGATATTCCCCAAATCAAAGACCTCAGCAAATGTGGGACTTGGTATATCACCGTTAGCGGGAAAAAAAAGGGCAAAGGAATATCTGGATGATTGGATAAAAAAAGAGTTTCCCGATGGCATAATTAAAGAAAAAATCTTTGGTGGTGTGCCCGCAAAGATTTTGAAAAAATTTTCGGGAAGAAATTTTTTTCTGGTGGGTGATGCGGCGAGGTTTACTGATCCCTTAAGTGGTGCCGGCATTGCCAATGGTGTGAAATCAGGGATGATTGCCGGTCGCAATGCAGTTTTGCGTTTAAAAGGAAAAAAAGATTTTTTTGAGGCGGAGATTGATAGAGAGATACTTGCTGAAATTAAATTTCATAAAAAGGTTCGGGATATTTATTTAAAATTGAAAGATGATGATTATAAAAAGATTTTTGAGATCGGCAAAAAATTTTTTGCGGATAAAATAATCACCGATATAAACACCCGTGAGATTGTAAGGGAGGTAATTAAAAATTTTCCCGCGCTCCTGCCTCTCTGCATCAAACTTTTATTTTAA
- a CDS encoding cupin domain-containing protein, producing the protein MKIKSIDDIPSEIPAMPGARGVTLQWLITSKDGAHHYALRLFTLEPGGEIPVHTHKDMEHEIFVIEGEALLNDGISEIPIKKGTAIFVPPNEKHGFRNIANQPFKFICVIPIFQ; encoded by the coding sequence ATGAAAATAAAAAGCATTGACGACATACCCTCGGAAATCCCTGCTATGCCTGGTGCCCGGGGTGTCACTCTCCAATGGCTGATTACTTCAAAGGACGGCGCACACCACTACGCCCTTCGGCTTTTCACCCTTGAACCCGGTGGTGAAATTCCAGTGCACACGCACAAGGATATGGAACACGAGATATTCGTCATCGAAGGCGAAGCACTTTTAAACGACGGGATATCCGAAATTCCGATAAAAAAAGGAACCGCCATCTTCGTCCCTCCCAATGAAAAACATGGATTTAGAAATATTGCTAACCAGCCCTTTAAATTTATATGTGTTATACCAATTTTCCAATAA
- a CDS encoding Minf_1886 family protein produces the protein MNKESPLTKILARDPRYRIEAYIFVLEALYYAREKFRVKKHVTGKQLLEGIKELALKRFGALAKMVFEHWGVRETIDFGNIVFNMVEEGILSKTEEDSIEDFRNVYDFEEVFVKNYKFEFWDKTRISNY, from the coding sequence ATGAACAAGGAATCTCCACTAACAAAAATTTTGGCAAGGGACCCCCGGTACCGTATTGAGGCGTATATCTTCGTGCTGGAAGCATTATATTATGCCCGGGAGAAGTTTCGAGTGAAAAAACATGTTACGGGAAAGCAGTTGTTGGAAGGAATTAAAGAATTGGCTTTGAAACGATTTGGAGCTCTCGCAAAGATGGTATTTGAACACTGGGGTGTTAGAGAAACGATTGATTTTGGCAACATCGTTTTTAACATGGTTGAAGAGGGCATTCTCAGCAAAACAGAAGAAGATAGCATTGAGGATTTCAGGAATGTTTACGATTTTGAAGAGGTATTTGTAAAAAACTATAAATTTGAATTTTGGGACAAAACGAGGATTTCAAATTACTGA
- a CDS encoding sugar phosphate nucleotidyltransferase has translation MKKGIIALLLAGGVGSRLSILARLRAKPAIPFGGIYRIIDFTMSNIANSGIDVVGVLTQYKPLSLMEHLDNGRPWDLFGKTRLVEILPPKTGEEISDWYKGTSDAVYQNLDFIDDFSPDTVLILSGDHIYYMDYNDLHNYHKKKKADVTISLIRVPLDQAHHFGIAQVEKNGRIKEWVEKPRHPKSNLASMGIYIFNTGVLKYGLKKAAKKGGVDFARDVIPLLLKEKFKIFGYEFSGYWRDVGTIDAYWNCNMDLLRKNSGLNIEAWNIRTNIFARGEIGAKTPAYIGKSAKIVNALISAGCVVEGSVKNSILSPGVTVAKGAKVIDSIIFHNTVIQSGVSLLKVIVDKNVRIGRGTVIGLGDPIPNKKLGVNLSTGITVIGKNAFIPEKFVIGKNCIISPGVNLGNYKHRQLESGSVI, from the coding sequence ATGAAAAAAGGCATCATCGCTCTACTCCTTGCTGGGGGCGTGGGCTCCCGTTTGAGCATTCTGGCGCGTTTGCGTGCCAAGCCGGCAATACCTTTTGGAGGCATTTACCGGATAATTGATTTTACAATGAGTAACATTGCAAACTCGGGCATAGATGTGGTGGGGGTGCTCACCCAGTATAAACCACTATCCTTGATGGAACATCTCGATAATGGACGACCCTGGGATTTATTTGGGAAGACCAGACTCGTAGAAATTCTTCCCCCCAAGACCGGTGAGGAAATATCTGATTGGTACAAAGGAACCTCAGATGCAGTATATCAGAATCTTGATTTCATTGATGATTTCTCTCCGGATACGGTATTGATCCTCTCCGGAGATCATATCTATTACATGGATTATAATGACTTACATAATTACCACAAAAAAAAGAAGGCGGATGTAACAATCAGCCTGATCCGTGTTCCCCTGGACCAAGCACACCACTTCGGTATTGCCCAGGTGGAAAAAAATGGCCGGATAAAGGAATGGGTGGAAAAACCCCGCCACCCCAAATCCAATCTCGCCTCGATGGGTATTTATATCTTTAATACTGGGGTATTAAAATACGGTTTGAAAAAAGCAGCGAAAAAAGGCGGGGTAGATTTTGCCCGCGATGTCATTCCTCTGCTTTTAAAAGAAAAGTTTAAAATTTTTGGTTATGAATTCAGTGGTTACTGGCGCGATGTCGGAACGATTGATGCCTACTGGAATTGCAATATGGATCTATTAAGAAAGAATTCGGGGCTAAATATCGAGGCCTGGAATATAAGAACCAACATCTTCGCGCGTGGGGAAATCGGTGCCAAAACCCCAGCCTACATTGGCAAGAGTGCAAAAATAGTCAATGCGCTAATATCCGCAGGCTGTGTAGTGGAAGGCAGCGTTAAAAACTCCATCCTTTCTCCGGGTGTTACAGTGGCGAAAGGTGCAAAAGTAATCGACTCAATCATTTTCCACAATACTGTCATCCAATCAGGTGTATCACTTTTAAAGGTGATTGTGGATAAAAATGTCCGAATCGGTCGGGGAACCGTTATCGGTCTTGGGGACCCAATTCCCAATAAAAAACTCGGGGTAAATCTTAGTACTGGGATTACGGTGATCGGCAAAAATGCATTCATACCGGAAAAATTTGTTATCGGTAAAAATTGCATTATCTCTCCAGGGGTTAATTTAGGAAATTATAAACATCGCCAGCTGGAGTCAGGGTCAGTAATTTGA
- a CDS encoding sugar phosphate nucleotidyltransferase, giving the protein MNKIIGMVLAGGRVDELLTLTEKRPKAAVPVFGIYRFIDFVLSNLMHARIDNVGVLSQFRPYSLMRHIGNGEHWDFIGRKRGIRILPPYKGLKESDWYRGTADAVYQNISFIEEFKPEMVIIVAADHIYHLNYQRVIEFHKTKRAEVTVCFTKTKAQYPWFGYGLMDRKSRLVDYKEKPEKPLSEWVSMTIYLFNTELLIELLKENARADSHEFGRDIIARLPGHCRIYGYKFNGYWSYARTIEMYYDTNMEFLNGRIDLKKWQVCTNLTEGCSLKDRLPARIEGQVVNSYLGDGCIIKGKVYNSIISPGVVVEEKAEVVDSIIFHDCLIKSHARLKKVICDKGCEIGENAEIGFFGAEVPSREFPDILKNGITVLGKGVKILSGVKVGANTVIYSEKVVTEKYIQPGSSIR; this is encoded by the coding sequence ATGAATAAAATAATCGGCATGGTCCTTGCCGGCGGCCGGGTTGATGAGCTTCTTACCCTGACCGAAAAAAGACCAAAAGCCGCGGTTCCAGTCTTCGGTATCTACCGGTTCATCGACTTTGTGCTCAGCAATCTAATGCATGCCCGGATTGATAATGTAGGCGTTTTATCCCAATTTCGACCCTACAGTTTAATGCGTCACATCGGTAACGGTGAACATTGGGATTTTATCGGGCGCAAGCGGGGTATCAGAATTTTACCTCCCTACAAAGGACTGAAAGAATCAGACTGGTATCGGGGCACCGCTGATGCCGTCTATCAGAACATTTCTTTCATTGAAGAATTCAAACCGGAAATGGTAATAATTGTTGCTGCCGATCATATCTACCATCTCAATTATCAACGTGTAATCGAATTCCATAAAACAAAACGAGCCGAGGTTACTGTTTGTTTCACAAAAACCAAGGCACAATATCCTTGGTTCGGGTACGGCTTGATGGATCGAAAATCCCGCCTTGTTGATTATAAAGAAAAACCGGAAAAACCGCTCTCGGAATGGGTATCCATGACGATATATCTCTTCAATACAGAATTGCTCATTGAACTATTAAAAGAGAATGCGCGTGCGGATTCACATGAATTCGGACGCGATATCATCGCGCGTCTACCCGGGCATTGCCGGATATATGGTTACAAATTTAACGGTTACTGGTCCTATGCACGAACCATTGAGATGTATTATGATACCAATATGGAATTTCTCAATGGCCGGATAGATTTAAAAAAGTGGCAGGTATGTACAAACCTTACGGAAGGATGCTCATTAAAAGACCGCCTTCCTGCACGGATTGAGGGACAGGTTGTCAACTCCTATCTTGGCGATGGATGTATTATAAAAGGTAAAGTGTATAATTCAATTATCTCCCCTGGGGTGGTAGTAGAGGAAAAGGCCGAAGTGGTTGATTCCATCATATTTCATGATTGTTTGATAAAAAGCCACGCCCGTTTAAAAAAGGTAATTTGCGATAAGGGCTGTGAAATTGGCGAAAATGCTGAAATTGGTTTTTTCGGTGCCGAAGTGCCTTCCCGGGAATTTCCCGATATCCTAAAAAATGGCATTACCGTGCTGGGGAAGGGTGTAAAAATACTTAGTGGTGTTAAAGTGGGCGCCAACACAGTCATATATTCCGAAAAAGTCGTAACAGAAAAGTACATCCAACCCGGGAGTTCGATAAGATGA